The following are encoded together in the Thermococcus sp. EP1 genome:
- a CDS encoding class III signal peptide-containing protein: protein MKRNAQAAIEYLMMVAIILIIVFVVIRIVRQTVLNAAQNIQNLTQTIIQELEKARRGGG from the coding sequence ATGAAAAGAAATGCTCAAGCAGCCATAGAGTATTTGATGATGGTAGCTATTATATTGATAATTGTTTTTGTGGTAATTCGAATAGTTAGGCAGACAGTATTAAATGCAGCTCAAAACATTCAAAACTTAACTCAAACAATTATTCAAGAATTAGAAAAAGCAAGAAGGGGAGGAGGTTAA
- a CDS encoding D-aminoacyl-tRNA deacylase encodes MKVVMTTKVDLASMNIRQKLTENFGFKETDQEFDDSVVYQNREIILLTTNREMIYYDNLDLEIKRQLGITPEIIVFASRHSSQQRLPALTTHVTGNWGKAMYGGKDESLALSQPVAMKLALLKLSELNDLGWTVCYEATHHGPSELNVPSLFIEIGSSEDEWKNDKAGEIVAETILYVINNYDRNHNFKTVIGIGGGHYAPKQTKAALNSELAFSHIVAKYAHPISKEMLLKAINRTSGVVNGIYVDWKGSKGETKQMARAIAEEFDLEFIKD; translated from the coding sequence ATGAAAGTTGTAATGACAACAAAAGTGGATTTGGCTTCTATGAACATTAGACAAAAATTAACTGAAAATTTCGGATTTAAAGAAACCGACCAAGAATTTGATGATAGTGTGGTCTATCAGAACAGAGAGATCATCTTACTAACTACAAATAGGGAAATGATATACTATGATAACCTTGATTTGGAGATAAAAAGACAGCTTGGAATAACTCCTGAGATTATAGTATTTGCATCAAGGCACTCAAGTCAGCAAAGATTGCCCGCTTTAACAACGCATGTTACAGGTAACTGGGGAAAAGCTATGTATGGAGGAAAAGACGAGAGTTTGGCTCTTTCCCAACCAGTAGCGATGAAACTGGCACTTTTAAAGCTAAGTGAACTTAATGATTTGGGATGGACAGTATGTTATGAAGCCACGCACCACGGACCAAGTGAACTTAATGTGCCATCTTTATTTATAGAAATTGGATCTAGTGAGGACGAGTGGAAAAACGATAAAGCAGGGGAGATTGTTGCAGAGACTATCTTGTACGTGATTAACAATTATGATAGAAATCACAACTTTAAAACAGTAATTGGGATTGGTGGCGGCCATTATGCTCCAAAACAAACCAAGGCTGCTTTAAATTCGGAACTTGCATTTTCTCACATAGTGGCAAAATATGCACATCCTATTTCAAAGGAAATGCTTCTTAAAGCTATAAACAGAACTTCAGGTGTAGTAAATGGTATTTACGTAGATTGGAAAGGTAGTAAAGGGGAAACGAAACAGATGGCTAGGGCTATTGCAGAAGAATTTGATTTGGAGTTTATTAAGGACTAA
- a CDS encoding protein translocase SEC61 complex subunit gamma, giving the protein MAESYMEKFKSFLSESKRVFLVTKKPGWKEYKLAAKITGIGIILVGIIGMLIRVIGSLVQGT; this is encoded by the coding sequence ATGGCAGAGAGCTATATGGAAAAGTTTAAAAGTTTCCTCTCTGAGTCCAAGAGGGTTTTCCTAGTCACAAAAAAACCGGGTTGGAAAGAATACAAACTTGCTGCTAAAATAACGGGCATTGGAATAATTTTGGTTGGCATTATTGGGATGCTCATCCGTGTTATTGGCTCTTTAGTTCAAGGAACTTGA
- a CDS encoding 50S ribosomal protein L1 yields MAFDRQKIVEAVKEAKARAKPRNFTQTLEVAVNLKDIDLKKPENRFKLEVILPHGRGKEPKIAVIADGAVAEAAKKLGLRVISGEELEELGSNPRAARKIAKNYDFFIAAAPLMPKIGRYLGRYLGPRNKMPVVVPPMVTDLTPFVEKLKKTVRIQLKNNPVVHAPVGTEAMEDEKLAENIETVLNAIIGKLERGENQVKSAYVKTTMGPAVKIEG; encoded by the coding sequence ATGGCCTTTGATAGGCAAAAAATCGTGGAAGCGGTGAAGGAGGCAAAGGCCCGGGCTAAGCCGCGTAACTTCACACAGACCCTCGAAGTGGCAGTAAACCTCAAGGATATTGACCTTAAAAAACCTGAGAATAGGTTTAAGCTTGAGGTTATTCTGCCACATGGTCGTGGGAAGGAACCAAAAATCGCGGTCATCGCTGATGGTGCCGTTGCCGAGGCGGCTAAAAAGCTCGGGCTTAGGGTAATTAGTGGTGAGGAATTAGAAGAATTGGGGAGCAATCCAAGGGCTGCGAGGAAAATAGCAAAGAACTACGACTTTTTCATTGCGGCTGCCCCATTGATGCCAAAGATTGGTAGGTATCTGGGTAGGTATTTAGGTCCAAGAAACAAAATGCCTGTAGTAGTTCCTCCAATGGTGACAGACCTTACCCCATTTGTTGAGAAACTTAAAAAGACCGTTAGAATACAACTTAAGAACAACCCAGTAGTTCATGCCCCAGTTGGCACTGAGGCTATGGAAGACGAGAAACTCGCTGAAAACATTGAGACAGTGCTCAATGCAATAATAGGAAAACTTGAGAGAGGAGAAAACCAAGTCAAGTCAGCATACGTCAAAACGACAATGGGCCCAGCTGTAAAAATAGAGGGGTGA
- a CDS encoding transcription elongation factor Spt5, whose protein sequence is MSENKIFAVRVTVGQEENTAKLIYSKAKTYSLPIMAILSPSKVRGYIFVEAIEKAAVDEAIRGIRHAKGTLPGPISFSEIEHFLEEKPAVSGFEPGDIVELIAGPFKGEKAKVVRVDESKDEIVVELIGAIVPIPVTVRGEYVRLISKRSEE, encoded by the coding sequence ATGAGTGAGAACAAAATATTTGCAGTACGTGTAACAGTAGGCCAAGAGGAGAATACAGCCAAGCTTATTTACAGTAAGGCCAAAACTTACAGCTTGCCCATTATGGCTATATTATCCCCCTCAAAAGTTAGGGGATATATTTTTGTTGAGGCCATAGAAAAAGCTGCGGTGGATGAGGCAATAAGAGGCATCAGGCATGCGAAAGGTACACTTCCAGGGCCAATCTCATTTAGTGAAATAGAGCATTTTCTCGAAGAGAAACCTGCTGTTAGTGGATTTGAGCCAGGAGATATCGTTGAATTAATTGCTGGTCCATTTAAGGGTGAGAAAGCTAAAGTTGTCAGAGTTGATGAATCAAAAGATGAGATTGTTGTTGAACTAATTGGAGCAATAGTACCAATCCCCGTAACTGTTAGGGGAGAATACGTTAGGCTTATAAGCAAACGCTCAGAGGAGTAG
- a CDS encoding RNA ligase partner protein, translated as MIRFILDTSIFVNPDIRNKFGENPTEAMKKFLEYAERLFGRVEFYMPPGIYKEVTHFVELEEVSPNIEIYIVKKPPNVHDIKIPAFVVYELIEDIRRRIDKGLRVAEKAVRESVVDSQNVNTIIQKLRRNYRKALREGIVDSKEDFELILLAKELDATIVSADVGILTWAQKMGIKWIDAARFKEVLDELIEKV; from the coding sequence ATGATTCGCTTTATCCTTGATACAAGTATTTTTGTAAATCCCGATATTAGAAATAAGTTTGGAGAAAACCCTACCGAAGCTATGAAAAAATTCTTAGAATATGCTGAGCGTCTTTTTGGGAGAGTAGAGTTCTATATGCCACCTGGAATTTACAAAGAGGTCACCCATTTTGTTGAACTTGAAGAGGTTTCTCCAAATATAGAAATTTATATTGTAAAGAAACCACCCAATGTTCATGATATTAAAATCCCTGCTTTCGTTGTTTATGAACTTATTGAGGACATACGAAGAAGAATTGATAAAGGACTTAGAGTCGCAGAAAAGGCAGTTAGAGAGAGTGTAGTAGATAGTCAGAACGTAAATACAATAATACAAAAACTTCGGAGAAATTATAGAAAAGCTTTAAGAGAGGGAATAGTTGATAGCAAAGAAGATTTTGAGCTTATATTACTTGCCAAAGAACTGGACGCCACAATAGTCTCTGCAGATGTCGGTATTCTAACATGGGCCCAGAAAATGGGTATTAAATGGATCGATGCTGCCCGGTTCAAGGAAGTTCTAGATGAGTTAATAGAAAAGGTCTGA
- a CDS encoding 50S ribosomal protein L10: MAHVAEWKKKEVEELAELIKSYPVIALVDVADVPAYPLSKMRESLRGKAIFRVSRNTLIEIALRKAAQELGNPEIEKLVDHIQGGAGILVTEMNPFKLYKFLEESKKPAPAKPGVPAPRDIVVPAGPTPLSPGPLVGEMQALGIPARIEKGKVSIQKDTVVLKAGEIITPQLANILNQLGIEPLEVGLKLLAAYEDGIVYTPEVLAIDEAQYISMLQQAYMHAFNLSVNVAYPTKQTIEAIIQKAFLGAKNVAVEAGYVTKETAGDILGKAFRIALLIAQELPEELLDEKTKELLNQQAQVIAAQPQPAEEAEEKVEEEEEEEKEEEEALAGLGALFG; this comes from the coding sequence ATGGCTCATGTTGCTGAGTGGAAGAAAAAAGAAGTAGAAGAACTTGCTGAGCTTATCAAAAGTTATCCAGTAATTGCACTGGTAGATGTGGCAGATGTTCCAGCTTATCCATTATCAAAGATGAGAGAGAGCCTCAGGGGTAAGGCAATTTTCAGGGTTTCAAGAAATACATTAATTGAAATTGCCCTCAGAAAGGCAGCACAAGAACTTGGAAATCCTGAGATTGAGAAGCTTGTTGATCACATTCAGGGTGGAGCAGGAATACTTGTAACTGAAATGAATCCCTTTAAGCTCTATAAATTCCTTGAAGAAAGCAAAAAGCCAGCTCCAGCAAAACCTGGAGTTCCAGCACCAAGAGACATTGTAGTTCCAGCAGGTCCGACACCACTGTCCCCCGGACCCCTTGTTGGTGAGATGCAAGCTTTAGGAATTCCTGCAAGAATTGAGAAAGGTAAGGTATCAATACAAAAAGATACAGTTGTATTAAAAGCAGGCGAGATTATAACTCCTCAACTGGCTAATATACTTAACCAGCTTGGAATTGAGCCTCTTGAAGTAGGTCTCAAGCTACTCGCAGCTTATGAGGATGGTATTGTTTACACTCCAGAGGTACTTGCAATTGATGAGGCACAATACATTAGCATGCTTCAACAAGCTTATATGCACGCGTTTAACTTGTCAGTTAACGTAGCATATCCAACAAAGCAAACAATTGAAGCAATTATACAAAAGGCATTCCTTGGTGCAAAGAATGTCGCTGTGGAAGCAGGCTATGTTACCAAAGAGACTGCTGGAGATATACTTGGCAAGGCCTTCAGAATTGCATTGCTCATAGCTCAAGAGTTACCAGAGGAGTTGCTTGACGAGAAGACCAAAGAGCTTTTAAACCAACAAGCACAAGTTATAGCGGCTCAGCCTCAGCCAGCTGAAGAGGCTGAGGAAAAAGTTGAAGAAGAAGAGGAAGAGGAGAAGGAAGAAGAGGAGGCTCTCGCTGGTTTGGGAGCCTTATTTGGCTGA
- a CDS encoding 50S ribosomal protein L11 translates to MAKKQIVEVLVEGGKATPGPPLGPAIGPLGLNVKQVVDRINEATKDFAGMQVPVKIIVDPVTRQFEIEVGTPPVSQLIKKELGLEKGSDEPTRNIVGNLTMEQVIKIARAKKQQMLAADLKAAAKEVIGTALSMGVTIEGKDPREVQKEIDEGIYDEVFAKEE, encoded by the coding sequence ATGGCAAAGAAACAAATCGTTGAGGTGTTAGTTGAAGGTGGTAAAGCTACTCCCGGTCCTCCATTGGGTCCAGCTATTGGTCCACTGGGATTAAATGTTAAGCAAGTTGTTGACAGGATAAATGAAGCAACTAAAGACTTCGCTGGAATGCAGGTTCCAGTTAAGATCATTGTTGACCCAGTGACAAGGCAATTTGAGATAGAAGTAGGAACCCCACCAGTAAGCCAACTCATAAAGAAGGAACTGGGTCTAGAAAAAGGATCGGATGAGCCTACAAGAAACATTGTGGGTAATCTAACAATGGAGCAAGTAATTAAAATTGCAAGAGCAAAGAAACAGCAAATGTTAGCAGCTGACTTAAAAGCAGCTGCTAAGGAGGTTATCGGGACGGCTTTAAGCATGGGTGTCACTATTGAAGGCAAGGATCCAAGAGAAGTGCAGAAAGAGATTGATGAAGGAATTTATGATGAAGTATTTGCAAAGGAAGAGTGA
- the rpl12p gene encoding 50S ribosomal protein P1, whose amino-acid sequence MEYVYAALLLHAAGKEITEENIKNLLQAAGVEVDEARVKALVAALEGVNIEEVIEKAAMPVAVAAAPAAAPAAEAAAEEAPAEEEEEEEEKEEEALAGLGALFG is encoded by the coding sequence ATGGAGTATGTATACGCTGCTTTATTGTTACACGCTGCTGGTAAGGAGATAACTGAGGAGAACATAAAGAACCTCCTTCAAGCTGCTGGTGTGGAAGTTGATGAAGCAAGAGTGAAGGCTCTAGTTGCAGCCCTTGAGGGAGTTAACATTGAGGAAGTCATTGAGAAAGCTGCAATGCCAGTTGCAGTTGCAGCTGCTCCAGCTGCAGCTCCAGCTGCTGAGGCTGCAGCAGAAGAAGCTCCAGCAGAAGAGGAAGAAGAGGAAGAGGAGAAGGAAGAAGAGGCTCTCGCTGGACTTGGTGCACTCTTCGGCTGA
- the ftsZ gene encoding cell division protein FtsZ, which translates to MLKLIENAIERTSAGASTPVEVQTPTSDIDEELKRILEQVQAKIYVIGVGGAGCNTINRMMEVGIQGARVIAVNTDAQDLLKVRAHKKILIGKDLTRGLGAGNNPKVGEEAAKESERDIRDALEGADMVFITCGLGGGTGTGAAPIVAELAKKMGALTVSVVTLPFTVEGIRRIKNAEYGLERLRKNSDTVIVIPNDKLMEVAPNLPIQMAFKVSDEILVQAVKGITELITRPGLINLDFADVRAVMKDGGIAMIGIGESDSEKRALEAANQALNSPLLDVDISGAKGALISIAGSDVKLEEAQQIIELVTSKLDPEAQVIWGIQLDHDLEKTIRVMVVVTGVSSPYAVVEEAEAPYSFEEERKVVKIDLTEL; encoded by the coding sequence ATGTTGAAATTGATTGAAAATGCAATAGAAAGAACATCTGCAGGAGCAAGTACTCCAGTTGAAGTTCAAACACCAACTTCTGACATTGATGAAGAACTTAAGAGAATTTTGGAACAGGTGCAAGCAAAAATCTATGTTATTGGTGTTGGTGGGGCTGGATGTAATACTATCAATAGGATGATGGAAGTTGGGATTCAAGGAGCAAGAGTAATTGCTGTCAATACTGATGCTCAAGACCTTTTAAAGGTAAGAGCACATAAAAAGATCTTGATTGGAAAGGACCTTACAAGAGGACTTGGTGCAGGAAACAATCCAAAAGTTGGTGAAGAAGCAGCGAAAGAAAGTGAAAGGGATATTAGGGATGCTCTTGAAGGGGCCGATATGGTATTCATCACTTGTGGTCTTGGTGGGGGTACTGGTACTGGTGCGGCCCCAATAGTTGCCGAGCTTGCAAAGAAAATGGGAGCTCTAACAGTTTCAGTAGTCACACTCCCATTCACAGTTGAGGGAATAAGAAGGATTAAAAATGCAGAGTATGGTCTTGAGAGACTCAGAAAGAACAGTGATACTGTAATTGTGATCCCCAATGATAAACTTATGGAAGTTGCTCCGAATTTGCCAATCCAAATGGCATTTAAGGTTTCAGATGAGATTCTTGTGCAAGCTGTTAAAGGCATCACAGAACTCATAACCAGACCAGGTCTAATCAACTTGGACTTTGCTGATGTAAGGGCCGTGATGAAAGACGGTGGCATTGCTATGATCGGTATTGGAGAGAGCGACAGTGAAAAGAGGGCATTAGAAGCTGCAAACCAGGCTTTGAACAGTCCTCTCTTGGATGTTGATATAAGTGGTGCTAAGGGAGCATTGATAAGTATTGCTGGAAGCGATGTTAAACTTGAGGAAGCCCAACAAATAATAGAACTGGTTACAAGTAAACTTGATCCAGAAGCCCAGGTTATTTGGGGAATTCAGTTAGACCATGATCTTGAGAAGACAATAAGAGTGATGGTTGTCGTTACTGGAGTAAGCTCCCCATATGCTGTTGTTGAAGAAGCAGAGGCACCATATTCTTTTGAAGAGGAAAGAAAGGTCGTTAAAATTGATTTAACTGAGCTTTAG